The genome window CCTGGCCGACCTTGGACTCGGCGAAGTTGACGGCGGCGGCCATCGAGCCGGTGGCCTGGGCCGGAGCGGCGGTCTGCACGCTGGCGGTGCGGACCGGGGTGGCCGGCGCCTGTGCGGGGGCGGTGGAGTCGTCCGAGCTCTGCTGGACCGGCGCGGAGGCGACGGCCAGCACCAGCTGCTCGCCCGGGTAGATGACGTCCGGACCCTGGGTCAGCACCGACTTGTTGAGGTCGTAGAGCTTCTGCCAGCCGCCCTGCACGTCGTGCTTCTGGGCGATGGTGGAGAGCCAGTCGCCGGCGACCACGGTGTAGCTCTGGGCCTGCGCGGCGGGCTGCTGGGCGTTGTGGTGGCGGCCGTGGTGGTCGCCGCCCTGGCCGCCCGAGTTGCCCTGGGTGGACGGGGCGGACTGGGTGGACTGGTCGGACTGCGGGGCCTGGGCCGGGGCGGCCTGCTGGGCCGGGGCCGACTGGGCCGAGCCACCCGGGTTGACGTCGGCGGGGGCGCCGCCGGCGGTCAGGCCCGCCTCGATGGAGCAGACCGGCCAGGCACCGGGGCCCTGGTCGGCGAGCACCTTCTCGGCGACGGAGATCTGCTGGTCCTTGGTGGCCTGGTTGGCCTCGGGGGCGTACTGGGTGCCGCCGTAGGCGGCCCAGGTCGAGGAGGTGAACTGCAGTCCGCCGTAGAAGCCGTTGCCGGTGTTGATGGACCAGTCGTTGGTGCTCTCACAAGCGGCGACCTTGTCCCAGACCGAGACCGGCGCGGCAGAGGCGGTGGTGGCGGTGATGCACGGCAGGGCCAGGCCGAGGCCGAGCAGGCCGGTGGCGGCGATCGCGCGCTTGGCGGTGCGGGACGTACGGTTCGTGCCAGTAGTGGGCAGCATTGAGAAGCG of Kitasatospora viridis contains these proteins:
- a CDS encoding transglycosylase family protein, with the translated sequence MLPTTGTNRTSRTAKRAIAATGLLGLGLALPCITATTASAAPVSVWDKVAACESTNDWSINTGNGFYGGLQFTSSTWAAYGGTQYAPEANQATKDQQISVAEKVLADQGPGAWPVCSIEAGLTAGGAPADVNPGGSAQSAPAQQAAPAQAPQSDQSTQSAPSTQGNSGGQGGDHHGRHHNAQQPAAQAQSYTVVAGDWLSTIAQKHDVQGGWQKLYDLNKSVLTQGPDVIYPGEQLVLAVASAPVQQSSDDSTAPAQAPATPVRTASVQTAAPAQATGSMAAAVNFAESKVGQAYVWGGSSNGGWDCSGLTQAALAQAGISIPRVAADQAAVTTRVSLDSLQPGDLLFWSNDGTDAGVYHVGIYIGNGQYVEAANPSAGVKFETISNYTPDFAGRV